In one window of Microbacterium sp. PM5 DNA:
- a CDS encoding L,D-transpeptidase family protein — protein MTDPATGREAEGSPDASSASPPTAATAVLDGPIETIDGGAVPPAQVPPLQWAPAEPPRKKKRLWLWIGVPAAVVAAGAVTASLVLIAPGTAIAGVPVGFLTAGAATDAISQRLGATTVVLGEGGPTVTAAQLGATVDAHGLADRAFAARPMWNVTQWFGDGLDAPVTLDADRAEAALRAALPSAFTAPVPAQVSFTGTAYTVTPAVAGTGLDLDAIAAAVHDAFVAGKSTVTVSAASVPVAPPATSERAQSAADQLNGMLQTIGFYVGDERTVPIDPATAASWLTVTPDASGAFSITADAAKIQAAVDALPAAVNRAPANGTVITNSDGTVLETSVPGADGRTLGDTSAVAKEFAAQLDAGKAAFALPVTLTPASTVTLQRLLEVNLSEQMLYLKENGAVVDSWPISSGVAQSPTYTGHFRINSHIRSQTMTSTDPNNPYWNYDVPNVEWVMYFNGDEAFHGVYWHNNFGTPQSHGCVGMPNYRAKQIYDWSPTGVDVWIHD, from the coding sequence GTGACCGATCCTGCAACGGGACGAGAGGCAGAGGGTTCGCCCGATGCCTCCTCCGCGAGCCCCCCGACCGCCGCGACCGCCGTGCTCGACGGCCCGATCGAGACGATCGACGGCGGCGCCGTTCCCCCCGCGCAGGTCCCGCCGCTGCAGTGGGCACCCGCGGAACCGCCGCGCAAGAAGAAGCGCCTCTGGCTGTGGATCGGCGTTCCCGCGGCCGTCGTCGCCGCAGGCGCCGTCACGGCCTCACTCGTCCTCATCGCCCCCGGCACCGCGATCGCGGGCGTTCCCGTCGGCTTCCTCACGGCGGGAGCGGCCACCGACGCGATCTCTCAGCGGCTGGGCGCGACCACCGTGGTTCTCGGCGAAGGAGGACCGACCGTCACGGCCGCACAGCTGGGCGCCACCGTCGATGCCCACGGCCTCGCGGACCGCGCGTTCGCTGCGCGGCCGATGTGGAACGTGACCCAGTGGTTCGGCGACGGGCTCGACGCCCCCGTCACGCTGGACGCCGACCGCGCAGAGGCCGCCCTGCGTGCGGCATTGCCCTCGGCCTTCACCGCCCCCGTGCCCGCGCAGGTGTCGTTCACCGGCACCGCGTACACCGTGACGCCGGCGGTGGCCGGCACCGGACTCGACCTCGACGCGATCGCCGCCGCGGTGCACGACGCCTTCGTCGCGGGAAAGAGCACCGTCACGGTCTCGGCCGCGAGCGTGCCGGTCGCCCCGCCCGCGACGAGCGAACGAGCCCAGTCGGCAGCCGATCAGCTCAACGGCATGCTGCAGACGATCGGCTTCTACGTCGGCGACGAGCGCACCGTACCGATCGACCCCGCAACCGCGGCGTCGTGGCTGACGGTCACTCCCGACGCGTCCGGGGCGTTCTCGATCACGGCGGATGCCGCGAAGATCCAGGCTGCCGTCGATGCACTGCCCGCGGCCGTCAACCGCGCTCCCGCCAACGGCACCGTGATCACCAACTCCGATGGAACGGTGCTGGAAACCAGCGTTCCCGGAGCCGATGGCCGCACACTCGGGGACACGAGCGCGGTGGCGAAGGAGTTCGCCGCGCAGCTCGACGCGGGCAAGGCCGCCTTCGCGCTGCCGGTGACGCTGACCCCGGCATCCACCGTCACGCTGCAGCGCCTTCTCGAGGTCAACCTCAGCGAACAGATGCTCTATCTCAAGGAGAACGGCGCCGTCGTCGACTCGTGGCCGATCTCCAGCGGCGTCGCGCAGTCTCCGACGTACACGGGCCATTTCCGCATCAACAGCCACATCCGCTCGCAGACGATGACGAGCACCGATCCGAACAACCCGTACTGGAACTACGACGTGCCCAACGTCGAGTGGGTCATGTACTTCAACGGCGATGAGGCGTTCCACGGCGTCTACTGGCACAACAACTTCGGCACGCCGCAGAGCCACGGCTGCGTGGGCATGCCGAACTACCGCGCAAAGCAGATCTACGACTGGTCGCCGACGGGAGTCGACGTCTGGATCCACGACTGA
- a CDS encoding carbohydrate ABC transporter permease, which translates to MAAGTVLTTTARPRRAPSGRRGRGGMVTKRGVDWLLLALVIVGALLVIAPFYLVLVNSFKSPTDYATSGPLALPQALDFTGITTFWERVNFPQKVWNSVFISGIVAVLAVLISMLNAFAIGIGRVRGRTWIVLLFLLANLLPQEALLYPLYYMFKSVGLYDNVWSVIIVFTVVQAAFGTYLLSSVYGTFPKEVLEAASLDGAGRWKILWRVVFPISRPTLSVLLIFFFIWTWNEFLIPLTFLASNANQTVPVAISVLQGDRLMDVTTTSASALLGIIPTLIFFLIFQRTLTRGITAGAVK; encoded by the coding sequence ATGGCTGCCGGAACCGTACTCACCACGACGGCGCGCCCCCGCCGCGCGCCCTCCGGGCGACGCGGGCGCGGCGGCATGGTGACCAAGCGCGGAGTCGACTGGCTCCTGCTCGCCCTCGTCATCGTCGGCGCGCTCCTCGTGATCGCGCCCTTCTACCTCGTCCTGGTGAACTCGTTCAAATCTCCCACCGACTACGCCACCTCCGGCCCACTCGCTCTGCCGCAGGCCCTCGACTTCACCGGCATCACCACGTTCTGGGAGCGCGTCAACTTTCCGCAGAAGGTGTGGAACTCGGTGTTCATCTCGGGCATCGTCGCCGTGCTGGCCGTGCTGATCTCGATGCTCAACGCCTTCGCGATCGGCATCGGGCGCGTACGCGGACGCACCTGGATCGTGCTGCTGTTCCTGCTCGCGAACCTGCTGCCGCAGGAGGCGCTGCTGTACCCGCTGTACTACATGTTCAAATCGGTCGGCCTCTACGACAACGTGTGGTCGGTGATCATCGTCTTCACCGTCGTGCAGGCCGCGTTCGGCACCTACCTGTTGTCGTCGGTGTACGGCACGTTCCCCAAGGAAGTGCTGGAGGCGGCATCCCTGGACGGAGCCGGACGCTGGAAGATCCTCTGGCGCGTGGTCTTCCCGATCAGCCGCCCGACACTCTCGGTGCTGCTCATCTTCTTCTTCATCTGGACGTGGAACGAGTTCCTCATTCCGCTGACGTTCCTCGCGTCGAACGCGAACCAGACGGTGCCGGTGGCCATCAGCGTCCTGCAGGGTGACCGCCTCATGGATGTCACCACGACCAGCGCGTCGGCGCTGCTGGGCATCATCCCGACGCTCATCTTCTTCCTCATCTTCCAGCGCACCCTCACCCGGGGCATCACGGCAGGAGCAGTCAAGTAA
- a CDS encoding GNAT family N-acetyltransferase, translating to MTELRLEELSAATIVAVNTMSLKPGQEQYLAPTSYAVAGTVANPSTAWQRVVLDGDEVVGFVSANFDPEAPSEHFRSVLWRINVDADDQGRGVGRFAVEQLLEEARSRGMDHVHVIYEEGQGGPDAFFRRVGFTPVGETEFGEVVAEVRL from the coding sequence ATGACCGAGCTGCGCCTCGAGGAACTGTCCGCCGCGACGATCGTCGCCGTCAACACGATGTCGCTCAAACCGGGGCAGGAGCAGTATCTCGCCCCCACCAGCTATGCCGTCGCCGGCACGGTGGCAAACCCCAGCACCGCGTGGCAGCGCGTGGTGCTCGACGGTGACGAGGTCGTCGGTTTCGTGAGCGCGAACTTCGATCCCGAGGCGCCGAGCGAGCACTTCCGCTCCGTGCTCTGGCGCATCAACGTCGACGCCGACGACCAGGGCCGCGGGGTCGGCCGGTTCGCCGTCGAGCAGCTCCTGGAAGAGGCCCGCAGCCGCGGCATGGACCACGTGCACGTGATCTACGAGGAGGGGCAGGGCGGCCCCGATGCGTTCTTCCGCAGGGTCGGGTTCACCCCCGTCGGCGAGACCGAGTTCGGCGAGGTCGTCGCCGAAGTCCGTCTGTAG
- a CDS encoding sugar ABC transporter permease, protein MSLTARARRTRVIDDEPAIPQRGRGRGAYWLYLLPGFLLLLIIVIVPLVWNVYLTFTSWKGVRAPTFIGAANWIKLVGDEAFWTSFLNSVWMVIAMVIVPTIVGLLIAALLFDVVGRKFVGRVGSFLRATYYLPQILPVAVAGIVIGWIVRPGSDGALNQLLGGIGIAPYDWLGQMPSALLVLMVVLVWVQIGYPVVVFMAALQRVDPELYEAAELDGANWFQRFASITVSIIRPEIFVVTLTCTIAALKVFGPVYVITRGGPAGATLVPSYYAYQEFFTKRDVGYGATIATVLTILVVIVSIVFIRVQNSLERKERAGL, encoded by the coding sequence ATGTCGCTCACCGCACGTGCTCGCCGCACCCGCGTCATCGACGATGAACCCGCCATCCCGCAACGCGGGCGTGGGCGCGGAGCCTACTGGCTCTACCTGCTGCCGGGCTTCCTCCTGCTGCTGATCATCGTCATCGTCCCCCTCGTCTGGAACGTCTATCTCACCTTCACCAGCTGGAAGGGGGTGCGCGCACCCACGTTCATCGGGGCCGCCAACTGGATCAAGCTCGTGGGCGACGAGGCCTTCTGGACGTCGTTCCTCAACTCGGTGTGGATGGTCATCGCGATGGTGATCGTGCCCACGATCGTGGGCCTTCTCATCGCCGCTCTCCTGTTCGACGTCGTCGGACGCAAGTTCGTCGGCCGCGTCGGCAGCTTCCTGCGGGCGACCTACTACCTTCCGCAGATCCTCCCGGTCGCCGTGGCCGGCATCGTGATCGGCTGGATCGTGCGCCCCGGCAGCGACGGCGCCCTCAATCAGCTGCTCGGCGGCATCGGCATCGCCCCCTACGACTGGCTGGGACAGATGCCCTCCGCCCTGCTCGTGCTCATGGTGGTGCTGGTCTGGGTGCAGATCGGGTACCCGGTGGTGGTCTTCATGGCGGCACTGCAGCGCGTCGATCCGGAGCTGTACGAGGCGGCGGAACTCGACGGAGCCAACTGGTTCCAGCGGTTCGCCTCGATCACGGTCAGCATCATCCGTCCGGAGATCTTCGTCGTGACCCTCACCTGCACGATCGCCGCTCTCAAGGTGTTCGGCCCGGTCTACGTCATCACCCGCGGGGGACCCGCCGGAGCGACCCTCGTTCCCTCGTACTACGCCTACCAGGAGTTCTTCACGAAGCGCGACGTCGGCTACGGCGCGACGATCGCCACCGTGCTCACGATCCTCGTCGTCATCGTGTCGATCGTGTTCATCCGCGTGCAGAACTCTCTCGAACGCAAAGAAAGGGCGGGCCTGTGA
- a CDS encoding ROK family transcriptional regulator: MSGSDLPRGAVDAAPPARSVVPGRALRHAAKVLPEHARAHNRALVLQTLFHQGAMSRADLSRETGLTRVTISDLVAELIDDGYVAERGMREVTGPGKPAILVDLDREGHRIVGLDLSGTDRFLGAILTLDGEIVARRDVTVPADPADILGAVMELARGLVADAHAPVLGVGVGSPGIVDDRGVVLTAPNFGWQGVDLEGALRADLGLPVLVANDANAAVLAEYTFGGAADDVLLVRVGRGVGSGLLAGGQPMAGSRFAAGEIGHVTVGTDGGPRCVCGKVGCLEAWLSVPALEARVAEPGADRDAVLRDAGARLGIALAPIVGVLDLSEIVLSGRPDLLDGTLATATVETLRARTLASFHDGVQVRMTAQGEDIVLRGAAVMVLSGQLGVS; encoded by the coding sequence ATGTCCGGATCTGATCTCCCGCGTGGCGCCGTCGATGCGGCACCGCCGGCCCGCTCCGTCGTGCCGGGCCGCGCGTTGCGCCATGCGGCGAAGGTGCTGCCGGAGCATGCGCGGGCGCACAATCGCGCCCTCGTGCTGCAGACCCTCTTCCACCAGGGTGCCATGAGTCGTGCGGACCTTTCCCGTGAGACCGGTCTGACGCGGGTGACGATCTCCGATCTGGTGGCCGAACTCATCGACGACGGCTATGTCGCCGAGCGCGGGATGCGCGAGGTGACGGGGCCCGGAAAGCCCGCGATCCTCGTCGACCTCGATCGGGAGGGCCACCGCATCGTCGGGCTGGACCTCTCGGGCACCGACCGATTCCTCGGCGCGATCCTCACGCTCGACGGAGAGATCGTCGCGCGTCGGGACGTGACGGTACCGGCGGACCCCGCCGACATCCTCGGCGCCGTCATGGAGCTCGCGCGTGGCCTCGTGGCCGACGCGCACGCGCCGGTCCTCGGCGTCGGCGTCGGCAGCCCCGGCATCGTGGACGATCGCGGCGTCGTTCTCACGGCGCCGAACTTCGGATGGCAGGGCGTCGACCTGGAAGGCGCTCTGCGTGCCGACCTGGGGCTGCCGGTGCTCGTCGCCAACGACGCCAATGCGGCCGTGCTGGCGGAGTACACCTTCGGCGGAGCCGCCGACGACGTGCTGCTGGTCCGCGTGGGCCGAGGCGTCGGGTCGGGCCTGCTCGCGGGTGGTCAGCCCATGGCCGGCAGTCGGTTCGCCGCCGGAGAGATCGGTCACGTCACCGTCGGCACGGACGGTGGCCCGCGATGCGTGTGCGGAAAGGTCGGCTGCCTCGAGGCGTGGCTGTCGGTTCCGGCGCTGGAGGCGCGCGTGGCCGAACCCGGCGCCGACCGCGACGCGGTGCTGCGCGATGCCGGGGCTCGTCTCGGCATCGCCCTCGCCCCGATCGTGGGCGTCCTCGATCTGTCGGAGATCGTCCTCTCCGGCCGGCCCGATCTTCTCGACGGAACTCTCGCGACCGCGACCGTCGAGACCCTGCGCGCCCGGACGCTCGCCTCGTTCCACGACGGCGTCCAGGTGCGGATGACGGCGCAGGGGGAGGACATCGTCCTCCGCGGCGCGGCCGTCATGGTCCTCTCCGGACAACTCGGGGTGTCCTGA
- a CDS encoding extracellular solute-binding protein, producing the protein MARITGRARVLTAAAVLTAAALGVSACSSSGDTDGGSTDGAGQTLKLWHYEGADSAMGKAWAEAINVFEKETGAKVEFEEKSFEQIQKTASQVLDTDAAPDVMEFNKGNATAGFLASTGLISDISDAVAQYGWADKLAPSLQTTAKYTDKGVMGGDTWYGVPNYGEFVGVYYNKDAFAAAGLQIPTTYDEFIKVLDAFVAKGITPLAEAGAEYPLGQLWYQLALAKGSRDWVNDYQLYKNPVDWQGAETSYASETLKDYVAKGYIAKDVSSIKAEDAGVSFINGTAPIFVSGSWWYGRFTEQATGFDWTMQAFPGSTLSLGSSGNLWVVPQNAKNKDLAYKFIDITMRPEIQAIIGNNGGLPVAADPKDITDAKSKDLISTFNGILGQDGLSFYPDWPAPGFYDVIVQQLQGLVTGTQDAATTNANLGTAYDEGTADYR; encoded by the coding sequence ATGGCACGAATCACCGGGCGGGCGCGGGTACTGACCGCCGCCGCCGTTCTCACCGCCGCCGCACTGGGCGTCAGCGCCTGCTCGTCGTCCGGCGACACCGACGGTGGCAGCACCGACGGGGCCGGCCAGACCCTGAAGCTCTGGCACTACGAAGGCGCCGACAGCGCGATGGGCAAGGCGTGGGCCGAGGCCATCAACGTCTTCGAGAAGGAGACCGGAGCGAAGGTCGAGTTCGAGGAGAAGTCGTTCGAACAGATCCAGAAGACGGCGAGCCAAGTGCTCGACACCGACGCCGCCCCCGACGTCATGGAGTTCAACAAGGGCAACGCGACCGCGGGCTTCCTCGCCTCGACCGGGCTGATCAGCGATATCTCCGACGCCGTCGCACAGTACGGCTGGGCCGACAAGCTCGCACCGTCGCTGCAGACCACCGCGAAGTACACCGACAAGGGCGTCATGGGCGGCGACACCTGGTACGGCGTGCCGAACTACGGAGAGTTCGTCGGCGTCTATTACAACAAGGACGCGTTCGCTGCGGCGGGCCTGCAGATTCCGACCACCTACGACGAGTTCATCAAGGTGCTCGACGCGTTCGTGGCGAAGGGCATCACGCCGCTCGCGGAAGCAGGTGCGGAGTACCCGCTCGGTCAGCTCTGGTACCAGCTGGCGCTGGCCAAGGGCAGCCGGGATTGGGTCAACGACTACCAGCTCTACAAGAACCCGGTCGACTGGCAGGGCGCCGAGACGAGCTACGCCAGCGAGACCCTGAAGGACTACGTCGCCAAGGGCTACATCGCCAAGGACGTCTCCTCCATCAAGGCCGAGGACGCGGGAGTGTCGTTCATCAACGGCACCGCACCCATCTTCGTGTCGGGCTCGTGGTGGTACGGGCGCTTCACGGAGCAGGCAACCGGCTTCGATTGGACGATGCAGGCCTTCCCCGGCTCCACGCTCTCGCTCGGCTCCTCGGGCAACCTCTGGGTGGTGCCGCAGAACGCGAAGAACAAGGATCTCGCCTACAAGTTCATCGACATCACGATGCGACCGGAGATCCAGGCCATCATCGGCAACAACGGCGGTCTGCCCGTTGCGGCCGATCCGAAAGACATCACCGACGCCAAGAGCAAGGACCTGATCTCGACGTTCAACGGCATCCTCGGCCAGGACGGACTGTCCTTCTACCCGGACTGGCCCGCGCCCGGCTTCTACGACGTGATCGTGCAGCAGCTGCAGGGCCTCGTGACGGGCACGCAGGATGCCGCGACGACGAACGCGAACCTGGGCACGGCCTACGACGAGGGCACCGCGGACTACCGCTGA
- a CDS encoding NADP-dependent isocitrate dehydrogenase: protein MPESTIIYTHTDEAPALATASFLPIVKAFAGQAGVEIDTRDISLAGRILAAFPQRLAPEQQVGDALAELGGLATLPEANIIKLPNISASIPQLKAAIAELQSQGYDIPDYPDDASTVEEKDIRARYDRIKGSAVNPVLREGNSDRRAPLAVKNYAKKHPHRNKPFAAGSKTRVATMGHDDFKSNEKSWIAAHDDVLSIRHTATDGTVRVLKEGLKVLPREVVDATFLSAKALDAFLADTIAQAKAENVLYSVHLKATMMKVSDPIIFGHVVRAFFADVFDAYGEQLAAAGLNGNNGLGSILAGLGELADGEAISARIAQDLETGPRLSYVNSDKGITNLHVPSDVIVDASMPALVRNGGKLWGVDGAEDDTIAVIPDSSYAGVYQAVIDDVIANGPLDPATIGTVPNVGLMAQAAEEYGSHDKTFEIPADGVVEVLDSAGTVLIEHHVEKGDIWRATQAKHIAIMDWVRLAVTRARATGVPAVFWLDVNRAHDAQLIGKVHQALATLDTGDITIVILPPEEATRYTLARLRKGEDTISVTGNVLRDYLTDLFPILEVGTSAKMLSIVPLLAGGGLFETGAGGSAPKHVQQLLEEDYLRWDSLGEFFALAASFEHLAEFTGNAKAKTLADTLDAATGTFLEEDRSPGRSLGTIDNRGSHFYLGLYWAQELARQTADAQLAAVFAPVAEKLAAAEQQIVAELNGVQGHPVDIGGYYHPDEAKVSAVMRPSETLNAVIDAL from the coding sequence GTGCCCGAGTCCACCATCATCTACACCCACACCGACGAAGCGCCGGCCCTGGCGACGGCATCGTTCCTGCCGATCGTGAAGGCCTTCGCCGGGCAGGCGGGCGTCGAGATCGACACCCGCGACATCTCGCTGGCCGGCCGCATCCTCGCCGCTTTCCCGCAGCGCCTCGCGCCCGAGCAGCAGGTCGGCGACGCCCTGGCCGAGCTCGGTGGACTCGCTACCCTTCCCGAGGCCAACATCATCAAGCTGCCGAACATCTCGGCATCCATCCCGCAGCTGAAGGCCGCGATCGCGGAACTGCAGTCGCAGGGCTACGACATCCCCGACTATCCCGACGACGCGTCCACGGTCGAGGAGAAGGACATCCGCGCCCGCTACGACCGCATCAAGGGCTCCGCGGTGAACCCCGTGCTGCGCGAGGGCAACAGCGACCGCCGCGCGCCGCTCGCGGTCAAGAACTACGCCAAGAAGCACCCGCACCGCAACAAGCCCTTCGCGGCCGGGTCCAAGACCCGCGTCGCCACCATGGGGCACGACGACTTCAAGAGCAACGAGAAGAGCTGGATCGCCGCGCACGACGACGTCCTGAGCATCCGTCACACCGCCACGGACGGGACGGTCAGGGTTCTCAAGGAAGGGCTGAAGGTGCTGCCGCGCGAGGTCGTGGACGCCACGTTCCTCTCCGCGAAGGCTCTCGACGCCTTCCTCGCCGACACGATCGCGCAGGCCAAGGCCGAGAACGTCCTGTACTCCGTGCACCTGAAGGCCACGATGATGAAGGTCAGCGACCCGATCATCTTCGGCCACGTCGTCCGCGCGTTCTTCGCCGACGTCTTCGACGCGTACGGAGAGCAGCTCGCCGCGGCGGGCCTCAACGGCAACAACGGACTCGGCTCGATCCTCGCCGGTCTCGGCGAGCTCGCCGACGGTGAGGCGATCTCGGCCCGCATCGCGCAGGACCTCGAGACCGGCCCGCGGCTCAGCTACGTCAACAGCGACAAGGGCATCACCAACCTGCACGTGCCCTCCGACGTCATCGTCGATGCGTCGATGCCCGCTCTCGTGCGCAACGGCGGCAAGCTGTGGGGCGTCGACGGCGCCGAGGACGACACCATCGCGGTCATTCCCGACTCGTCGTACGCCGGCGTCTACCAGGCCGTGATCGACGACGTCATCGCCAACGGCCCCCTCGACCCGGCGACGATCGGTACCGTGCCGAACGTCGGCCTCATGGCGCAGGCCGCCGAAGAGTACGGCAGCCACGACAAGACCTTCGAGATCCCCGCCGACGGTGTCGTCGAGGTGCTGGACTCCGCCGGCACCGTGCTCATCGAGCACCACGTCGAGAAGGGCGACATCTGGCGCGCGACCCAGGCCAAGCACATCGCGATCATGGACTGGGTGCGCCTGGCCGTCACCCGCGCGCGGGCCACCGGCGTTCCCGCCGTCTTCTGGCTCGACGTCAACCGCGCCCACGACGCGCAGCTCATCGGCAAGGTGCACCAGGCGCTCGCGACGCTGGACACCGGCGACATCACCATCGTGATCCTGCCTCCGGAGGAAGCGACACGCTACACGCTCGCGCGCCTGCGCAAGGGCGAGGACACGATCTCGGTGACCGGCAACGTGCTGCGCGACTACCTCACCGACCTGTTCCCGATCCTCGAGGTCGGCACATCGGCCAAGATGCTCTCGATCGTCCCGCTGCTGGCGGGCGGCGGCCTGTTCGAGACGGGCGCGGGCGGCTCGGCTCCCAAGCACGTGCAGCAGCTGCTGGAGGAGGACTACCTGCGGTGGGACTCGCTCGGTGAGTTCTTCGCGCTGGCGGCGTCCTTCGAGCATCTCGCCGAGTTCACCGGCAACGCGAAGGCGAAGACCCTCGCCGACACGCTGGATGCCGCCACCGGCACCTTCCTCGAGGAAGACCGTTCGCCGGGCCGTTCGCTCGGGACGATCGACAACCGCGGCAGCCACTTCTACCTCGGCCTGTACTGGGCTCAGGAGCTGGCCCGTCAGACCGCGGATGCGCAGCTCGCCGCGGTATTCGCGCCCGTCGCCGAGAAGCTCGCCGCGGCGGAGCAGCAGATCGTTGCCGAGCTGAACGGGGTGCAGGGCCACCCGGTCGACATCGGCGGCTACTACCACCCCGACGAGGCGAAGGTCTCCGCGGTGATGCGCCCCTCCGAGACGCTCAACGCGGTCATCGACGCGCTCTGA
- a CDS encoding extracellular solute-binding protein: MNKKLGALALLGASAVVLAGCAAGDTGGNDASGTPAPAQLRVWLNGTDTPQDARDYLVKTFEAQNPGSTLVIEEQQWTGLVDKLTTSLSSNDTPDIVEMGNTQSPAFTSSGALLDISDIKDAIGGDDLLPGFVEAGSWDGKLYAAPYYSGARIVFYNTAQYATAGVQVPTTLDEYVANGEKLAQALPGVSGVYFPGKDWYNALPFIWENGGEIAVQKDGKWEAQMSSDASVKGIEQVQQLMTKASLAPKDGDETEAWVPFRTEKAATLSAPSWAYWSIVADENKADTALTKTVGYYALPGKSGGAAQVFAGGSNIGISAKSAHPELAKSALEIMLSDDYQTLLAKAGLVPAKKALGSQVAAATPELAKIISDAAANAKLTPASPKWADVEAKGLLQDFFVQVAAGGDVKTLATALDEQIDSILNG; this comes from the coding sequence ATGAACAAGAAGCTCGGCGCCCTCGCGCTCCTCGGCGCTTCGGCTGTCGTTCTCGCCGGCTGCGCGGCCGGAGACACGGGCGGCAACGACGCCTCCGGCACTCCGGCGCCGGCCCAGCTGCGCGTGTGGCTGAACGGCACCGACACGCCGCAGGATGCCCGCGACTATCTCGTGAAGACCTTCGAAGCCCAGAACCCGGGCTCGACGCTCGTCATCGAGGAGCAGCAGTGGACGGGCCTGGTCGACAAGCTCACCACGAGCCTGTCGTCCAACGACACACCCGACATTGTCGAGATGGGCAACACCCAGTCGCCGGCGTTCACCTCGAGCGGGGCGCTGCTGGACATCTCCGACATCAAGGACGCCATCGGCGGTGACGACCTGCTGCCCGGCTTCGTGGAGGCGGGCTCGTGGGACGGCAAGCTCTACGCCGCGCCGTACTACTCCGGCGCCCGCATCGTGTTCTACAACACGGCCCAGTACGCCACCGCCGGCGTGCAGGTGCCCACGACCCTCGACGAGTACGTGGCCAACGGCGAGAAGCTCGCGCAGGCCCTTCCGGGGGTCTCGGGGGTCTACTTCCCGGGCAAGGACTGGTACAACGCGCTGCCCTTCATCTGGGAGAACGGCGGCGAGATCGCCGTGCAGAAGGACGGCAAGTGGGAGGCGCAGATGTCCAGCGATGCCTCGGTGAAGGGCATCGAGCAGGTGCAGCAGCTGATGACCAAGGCATCGCTCGCCCCGAAGGACGGCGATGAGACCGAGGCCTGGGTTCCGTTCCGCACCGAGAAGGCGGCCACCCTCTCGGCGCCCAGCTGGGCGTACTGGTCGATCGTCGCCGACGAGAACAAGGCCGACACGGCGCTCACCAAGACGGTCGGCTACTACGCGCTCCCGGGCAAGAGCGGCGGCGCCGCGCAGGTGTTCGCCGGCGGATCCAACATCGGCATCTCGGCGAAGTCGGCCCATCCCGAGCTCGCGAAGAGCGCGCTGGAGATCATGCTCAGCGACGACTACCAGACGCTGCTGGCCAAGGCCGGCCTCGTGCCCGCCAAGAAGGCCCTCGGCAGCCAGGTCGCTGCGGCTACTCCGGAGCTCGCGAAGATCATCTCGGATGCCGCTGCGAATGCGAAGCTGACGCCGGCCTCGCCGAAGTGGGCGGACGTGGAGGCGAAGGGCCTGCTGCAGGACTTCTTCGTCCAGGTCGCGGCCGGCGGTGACGTCAAGACGCTCGCCACGGCTCTCGACGAGCAGATCGATTCCATCCTCAACGGCTGA
- a CDS encoding LacI family DNA-binding transcriptional regulator: MARIDEVAAAAGVSISTVSYALSGKRPISPDTRRRVVDAAHRLGYAPNAGARMLAGRVTHIFALTEPLRRETHAPTHMSFVLAAAVAARRHDYDILLLTDQQASEGMHRVTASGLVDAILVLDVAPDDERVAIARAITTPTVFIGIPDDHEGIDCVDLDFEAAARLAVDRVADAGHRRIALIGQPESTYRLSNFPPRVRRAVADRADERGLAHTFATTGEVVTEADAVRTAVGDALDAGASALLLHGVDDMHAAVLDALTERGIRVGSDISIVSIAASFDTTKLPIQVDTIPLIPEASCDLAVDLALARIDDPHRPTGIHLLAPVYRDAGSVTAPPSV, encoded by the coding sequence ATGGCACGCATCGATGAGGTGGCCGCGGCCGCCGGCGTGTCGATCAGCACCGTCTCCTATGCGCTGAGCGGCAAACGCCCGATCTCTCCCGACACGCGCCGTCGGGTCGTCGATGCGGCACATCGCCTCGGCTACGCGCCGAACGCGGGGGCACGCATGCTGGCCGGACGCGTCACGCACATCTTCGCCCTGACCGAGCCGCTGCGCCGCGAGACCCACGCCCCCACCCACATGTCCTTCGTGCTGGCCGCCGCCGTGGCCGCACGTCGGCACGACTACGACATCCTCCTGCTGACCGATCAGCAGGCTTCCGAAGGAATGCACCGGGTCACCGCGTCGGGACTGGTCGACGCGATCCTCGTCCTGGACGTCGCTCCCGACGATGAGCGCGTCGCGATCGCCCGAGCGATCACGACGCCGACGGTGTTCATCGGCATCCCCGACGATCACGAGGGCATCGACTGCGTCGACCTCGACTTCGAGGCGGCCGCGCGCCTGGCGGTCGATCGAGTTGCCGATGCCGGGCACCGCCGGATCGCCCTGATCGGTCAGCCCGAGAGCACCTACCGGCTCTCCAACTTCCCCCCGCGCGTTCGCCGGGCCGTCGCCGACCGGGCCGACGAGCGCGGGCTGGCGCACACGTTCGCCACGACCGGAGAGGTCGTGACCGAGGCGGATGCCGTGCGCACCGCCGTCGGCGACGCTCTCGACGCCGGTGCCAGCGCCCTGCTGCTGCACGGTGTCGACGACATGCACGCGGCGGTTCTGGACGCCCTGACCGAGCGCGGGATCCGGGTGGGGTCTGACATCTCGATCGTCTCGATCGCGGCATCCTTCGACACCACGAAGCTGCCGATCCAGGTCGACACCATCCCCCTGATCCCCGAGGCCTCATGCGATCTCGCCGTCGACCTCGCTCTGGCGAGGATCGACGATCCGCACCGCCCGACCGGCATTCATCTCCTCGCCCCCGTCTACCGCGACGCAGGGTCGGTGACCGCCCCTCCCTCGGTGTGA